The Cyanobacteria bacterium GSL.Bin1 genome window below encodes:
- the moaC gene encoding cyclic pyranopterin monophosphate synthase MoaC, with product MTQEENLTHLNAHGEARMVDVSDKAVTKRSAIAQGEIRMLSRTLETIEAGNAPKGDVLATARLAGIMAAKQTAQLIPLCHALPLQNVKVDLTADLNLPGYQIQAEVVTTAQTGVEMEALTAVSVTALTLYDMAKALEKTMTIQSIRVVKKTGGKSSFREEL from the coding sequence ATGACACAAGAGGAAAATTTAACCCATCTCAATGCTCATGGAGAAGCCCGCATGGTGGATGTTTCCGATAAAGCGGTGACCAAACGCAGCGCGATCGCGCAAGGAGAAATCCGGATGTTGTCACGCACCTTAGAGACCATTGAAGCCGGGAATGCCCCGAAAGGAGATGTGTTAGCTACCGCCCGTCTGGCGGGGATTATGGCCGCCAAGCAAACCGCACAATTAATTCCTTTGTGTCATGCTTTACCCTTACAAAACGTGAAAGTTGATTTAACTGCCGATCTGAATTTACCCGGTTATCAAATTCAAGCGGAAGTCGTGACCACAGCGCAAACTGGCGTCGAAATGGAAGCCCTGACAGCAGTTTCTGTTACCGCCCTCACCCTTTATGATATGGCAAAGGCATTGGAAAAAACGATGACGATTCAGTCGATTCGGGTTGTCAAAAAAACAGGGGGAAAATCCTCATTTAGAGAAGAACTATAG